The following proteins are encoded in a genomic region of Cryptococcus neoformans var. neoformans JEC21 chromosome 2 sequence:
- a CDS encoding metallopeptidase, putative, translating to MRRLQQSLRRRSARRCPFILIPHRLLTTSYASYKPAPQATLEIEDTNSPTFLLKTSPIQLPARATSDDSAIKAHFDLPHSIFGDMVGVRREHVKGLFHYDSLTQPESLMRLTDRTLIQASAIVQRIVVAPQDPTGRELRLVVKNLDRLSDILCGVIDMCELIRNVHPHQDWVNQSDRTHQILCSFMNELNATRGLYESLAKAIAHPFNDPLTTSELRVARIFLTDFERSGIHLPPSVRERFVKHSDALLFLGRSFLSSASSGPSTVPHIEIPDPHRLLTGLGRQFVDSLPRTGRNGQAVIEPGSWEAQMILRYAREGRARELVYVGGMRADKKRISVLEAMLKERAELASVLGKNNWAEVVLVDKMTKTPENVMRFLTSLAQHHQPVARAEVDMLRRMKATALTGNYFDPRNSRTRHLPLFHAWDRDYYSDKYLTSLIPTGSPPSISPYLSTGTVMSGLSRIFSRLYGISFKPAVVSPGEVWHPSVRRLDVVHEEEGLIGVIYCDFFSRIGKSSGAAHYTVRCSRRVDDDDIDGDGLPEDWDKPYGPGLEADKESLSGKPGKYQLPIIALSMDVGTVNEGRPALLNWQELETLFHEMGHAIHSMIGRTEYHNVSGTRCATDFVELPSILMEHFVSSPEVLSTLAFHHATGEPLPIPVIEAHLALNQSLSALETHGQIAMALLDQKYHTLRHGQDSFDSTAIWFQLQQEIGVIQPVPGTAWQMQFGHLYGYGATYYSYLFDRAIAGKIWSTLFHRSGTSQAYDRKAEGILSREGGELLKEKVLKWGGGRDPWEMVGDVIGGVEGDELSKGDERALALVGSWSVV from the exons ATGCGGCGGCTACAACAGTCTCTTCGTCGGCGTTCGGCGCGGCGTTGCCCTTTCATTTTGATTCCACATCGTCTTCTCACGACCTCCTATGCCAGTTACAAACCAGCTCCTCAGGCAACCTTGGAGATTGAAGATACCAATTCTCCAACATTCCTCCTTAAGACATCCCCCATACAGCTGCCGGCTCGAGCTACATCCGATGACTCTGCCATTAAAGCTCATTTcgatcttcctcattcaaTATTTGGTGATATGGTTGGTGTGAGAAGAGAACATGTGAAAGGCTTATTTCATTATGATTCTCTAACACAACCGGAATCGTTAATGCGCCTGACAGATCGTACTCTGATTCAGGCCTCAGCGATCGTCCAACGCATCGTCGTGGCTCCCCAGGATCCCACTGGTCGAGAACTAAGGCTTGTGGTGAAGAACCTAGATAGGCTGAGCGATATACTTTGCGGAGTGATTGATATGTGCGAACTCATTCGGAATGTCCATCCCCACCAAGACTGGGTGAATCAGAGCGATCGGACCCACCAGATACTATGTAGCTTCATGAACGAGCTCAATGCAACCCGGGGTCTTTACGAG TCACTTGCAAAGGCGATTGCGCATCCTTTCAATGACCCATTGACTACTTCAGAGCTTAGGGTTGCCCGTATTTTCCTCACAGATTTCGAGCGATCAGGTATACATCTTCCGCCCTCTGTTCGCGAAAGGTTTGTGAAGCACTCGGACGCTTTACTCTTCCTCGGTcgttccttcctctcttccgcaTCATCGGGCCCATCCACAGTTCCCCATATAGAAATCCCCGATCCTCATCGCTTACTTACGGGACTGGGTCGCCAGTTTGTTGATTCATTACCACGAACAGGTCGAAATGGACAGGCTGTTATCGAACCTGGAAGCTGGGAGGCACAAATGATCCTGAGGTACGCAAGAGAGGGCCGGGCGCGAGAGCTGGTGTACGTCGGCGGAATGAGGGCCGACAAAAAGAGAATTAGCGTGCTGGAAGCGAtgttgaaggaaagagcTGAACTAGCCAGCGTCCTTGGGAAGAACAATTGGGCGGAGGTTGTTCTAGTCGATAAGATGACAAAAACACCGGAAAATGTGATGCGCTTCTTGACCTCCCTCGCTCAGCACCATCAACCCGTTGCTAGAGCAGAAGTGGATATGTtaagaagaatgaaagcTACTGCTCTGACTGGAAATTACTTTGACCCACGAAATTCTCGGACACGACATCTTCCCCTGTTCCATGCCTGGGATAGGGATTATTATAGCGACAAGTACCTTACATCCCTCATTCCTACAGGTTCGCCGCCTTCTATTTCTCCTTATCTTTCAACTGGCACAGTGATGTCAGGCCTTTCCCGCATCTTCTCAAGACTTTACGGTATCTCCTTCAAACCAGCTGTCGTCTCACCTGGAGAAGTTTGGCATCCTTCTGTCCGGCGGCTGGATGTAGTgcacgaagaagaagggctCATTGGTGTCATATATTGtgactttttttctcgCATTGGAAAATCTTCTGGAGCAGCCCATTACACTGTGAGATGCTCAAGAAGggtggatgatgacgatatAGATGGTGATGGGTTACCAGAAGACTGGGATAAACCATATGGCCCTGGATTAGAAGCTGATAAGGAGTCTTTATCAGGCAAGCCAGGAAAATACCAACTGCCTATCATCGCATTGTCAATGGATGTCGGTACAGTGAATGAAGGAAGACCTGCGCTCTTGAATTGGCAGGAATTGGAGACTTTGTTTCATGAAATGGGACATGCAATCCATT CCATGATTGGTCGGACAGAGTACCACAATGTTTCTGGAACAAGATGTGCCACGGATTTTGTGGAGCTTCCTTCAATACTGATGGAGCATTTTGTTTCATCACCAGAAGTCCTCAGCACTTTGGCGTTCCATCATGCCACCGGCGAACCTCTACCTATCCCCGTTATCGAGGCCCATCTAGCTCTCAATCAGTCCCTAAGCGCCCTCGAGACTCATGGACAGATCGCAATGGCTCTTTTGGATCAGAAATATCATACGCTACGTCATGGACAGGATTCTTTTGATTCTACTGCTATTTGGTTCCAACTTCAGCAAGAAATAGGAGTCATCCAACCAGTGCCCGGAACAGCTTGGCAAATGCAGTTTGGTCATCTGTACGGATATGGAGCGACGTATTACTCTTATCTATTTGACCGCGCCATTGCGGGTAAGATATGGTCCACCTTGTTTCATCGCTCGGGGACCTCCCAAGCTTATGACCGAAAGGCTGAAGGAATACTGAGtagggagggaggagaatTGTTAAAAGAGAAAGTCCTAAAATGGGGTGGAGGTAGGGATCCATGGGAGATGGTAGGCGACGTGATTGGGGGCGTAGAAGGTGATGAGTTAAGtaaaggagatgagagggCATTGGCACTGGTTGGAAGCTGGAGTGTCGTATGA
- a CDS encoding expressed protein has product MWWLEAAPGGMPSAILALLLTALSLMPFEGLARKTSTGNSEFIGCLDGSLSLLAGSHQIKKEAAEKSYYDCSAACVETGAYPYSYFTDLGKGVQKCYCSSIGPRPSDYVVQPVGSFGCQLGQTRAALTQTDHHFIICSSGFIGSFSRAGTYSSPLDCLDACGEDEGALFLPTYNGFSCRCGGVTSVKSIAACGAPNAEFSYVYKPAKSPKASKSKASFGTGRKKLGKGSKNRLDSQEGVKKYDNPCDDPDSILGYCGFGEEDNPVFHDRTLA; this is encoded by the exons ATGTGGTGGCTGGAAGCTGCACCTGGCGGGATGCCTAGTGCAATATTAGCACTCCTTCTGACAGCTCTTTCACTTATGCCATTTGAGGGCTTGGCTCGAAAGACATCTACTGGGAATTCGGAATTTATTGGTTGTTTAGACGGTTCCTTGTCGCTGTTGGCAGGAAGTCATCAGATAAAGAAAGAGGCGGCAGAAAAGTCGTATTATGATTGCTCT GCCGCTTGTGTAGAAACTGGCGCGTACCCATACTCCTACTTCACCGACCTGGGGAAGGGCGTCCAAAAGTGTTATTGCTCTTCGATAGGCCCCAGACCTTCGGATTATGTGGTTCAGCCGGTTGGGTCATTCGGTTGTCAATTGGGACAAACTAGA GCGGCCCTCACACAGACCGATCACCACTTCATCATTTGCTCTTCAGGTTTCATAGGATCCTTTTCCAGAGCTGGCACTTATTCGTCGCCTCTGGATTGCCTTGATGCTTgcggagaggatgagggtgcgctctttcttcccaCATACAATGGCTTCTCCTGCCGGTGCGGAGGCGTCACTTCTGTCAAGAGTATTGCAGCTTGCGGTGCTCCCAATGCAGAGTTCTCATACGTTTATAAGCCAGCAAAGAGTCCAAAGGCGTCTAAATCCAAGGCGTCTTTTGGGacagggagaaagaaattAGGCAAGGGATCGAAAAATCGATTGGATTCGCAAGAGGGTGTCAAGAAATACGACAATCCG TGCGATGATCCAGATTCCATACTAGGTTACTGTGGttttggtgaagaagataatCCAGTTTTCCATGACCGTACTCTGGCATGA
- a CDS encoding expressed protein has protein sequence MAPIVALLGLNGTVGSNLLPYLIKAHKKGSLKLVILHRSGSDLSKIPSDVGIEKRVVELRDGEVEKIQAAVKDLEVIISTIATQSVSAQNYLLEALSGSSALKTFIPSDFGAPWDKQEIEIPGLAALKAKERVTEKAKELKVPITEIKVGLFDLFFFGYKALGVDVKGNKIQYFHQSLKNPLHLTSLAYLGHAVTELVTNVDQLAQLPGTTPNIYDFAPTGQEIVDILTKIHGKSTEQIGISDKDNEEQLQGPRAIGAAIFKKWGDNNWGAIPKTEVDGWVGKEFADVVKEWTDKA, from the exons ATGGCCCCTATCGTCGCCCTTTTAGGTCTCAACGGCACCGTCGGTTCAAACCTCTTGCCATATCTAATCAAAGCCCACaaaaagggctctcttaAGCTGGTTATTTTACACCGATCTGGCAGTGATTTGTCCAAGATTCCTTCTGATGTGGgcatcgaaaaaagggtCGTAGAGCtgagagatggggaagTGGAAAAGATACAAGCTGCCGTCAAAGACCTAGAAGTTATTAT TTCCACTATCGCCACGCAGAGCGTTTCAGCCCAAAATTATCTGTTGGAGGCTCTCTCCGGCTCGTCCGCCCTCAAGACATTCATCCCTTCCGACTTTGGTGCTCCTTGGGACAAGCAGGAAATCGAAATCCCAGGGCTTGCAGCTCTCAAAGCCAAGGAGAGGGTCACTGAGAAGGCCAAAGAGCTCAAAGTGCCTATTACTGAGATTAAGGTCGGATTATTCGatttgttcttcttcggctACAA GGCTTTGGGAGTCGATGTCAAAGGCAATAAGATCCAGTATTTTCATCAGTCTCTCAAAAACCCTTTGCACCTGAC TTCACTTGCCTACCTTGGCCATGCTGTCACTGAGCTCGTTACTAACGTAGACCAGCTCGCACAGCTTCCCGGCACTACTCCCAACATTTACGATTTCGCTCCGACCGGTCAAGAGATCGTCGATATTCTGACCAAAATACATGGTAAATCCACAGAGCAAATTGGAATCAGCGATAAGGACAATGAAGAGCAGCTTCAAGGACCTCGAGCTATTGGCGCTGCCATCTTTAAGAAATGGGGCGACAATAACTGGGGAGCTATCCCTAAGACTGAAGTGGATGGTTGGGTTGGCAAAGAATTCGCAGATGTTGTGAAGGAATGGACTGATAAGGCTTAG